The genomic stretch TCGATCGCGTGACCGATTTCGGCAGATTCGAACATGAGTGGCTCCCATCCAAGATGGCCCAAGCCTAGCGGATTGACCGGCGGTTTGTGCGGGTAATACGCGCCGAGCTGCCATAGATCAGTTCCCGTTGCCCTGATCCGCTAGAATGGCGGCCTTGCCAATGCTGAGCCCGCCATGAACCCTGTATTGCCCCACGCCCAGCTCGACTGGGACGACCAAGGCCGCCCGCGCTCGCGGGTGTTCGATGACGTGTATTTCTCCGACCAATCGGGCCTGGAAGAAACCCGCTATGTATTCATCGAACAAAACCGCCTGAGCGAACGTTTTGCCGCCCTGAGTGCCGGCGAAAAACTGGTGATTGGCGAGACCGGCTTCGGTACCGGGCTGAACTTCCTGTGTGCCTGGCAACTGTTTGAACAGCAGGCAGTGGCGGGTGCGCGCCTGCATTTCATCAGCGTTGAAAAATACCCGCTGAGCCCTGCCGATCTGCAGCGAGCCCTGGCCCTGTGGCCGGAACTCAAGGCCTTCGCCGAGCCCTTGCTGGCGCAGTACGTCGCCATCCACCAGGGTTTCCAGCGCCTGGTACTGGACCATGGCCGCGTCACGCTGACACTGCTGATTGGCGACGCCCTGGAGCAGTTGCCACAACTGGACGCGCAGATCGACGCCTGGTTTCTCGACGGCTTTGCCCCGGCGAAAAATCCCGAGATGTGGACCGCCGAACTGTTCGCCGAACTGGCGCGCCTGGCCGCTCCCGGCTCGACCATCAGCACCTTCACCAGCACCGGCTGGGTGCGTCGTTTGCTCAACGCCGCCGGCTTCAAGATGCGCCGCACGCCGGGCATCGGCCACAAATGGGAGATCCTGCGCGGGGCGTTCATCGCCTGGCCCGCAGAGACGCCAGCACCGGCAGCCGTCAAACCCTGGTTTGCCCGGCCGCCGCAGCACCTGGGCGAACGCCATGCGCTGGTGATCGGTGCCGGCCTGGCCGGCTGCGCGAGTGCCGCCAGCCTCGCCGCACGTGGCTGGCAGGTCAGCCTGCTGGAGCGCCACGCCGACCTCGCCCAGGAAGCCTCCGGCAACCCGCAAGGGGTGCTGTACCTGAAGTTGTCGGCCCACGGCACCGCCCTCTCGCAAATGATCGTCAGCGGCTTCGGTCATACCCGGCGTCTGCTCGAACACTTGCACCGCGGCCACGACTGGGATGATTGCGGGGTCCTGCAACTGGCATTCGATGCCAAGGAAGCCGAGCGCCAGGCCAAGCTGGCGGCGGCGTTTGCCAGCGATCTGCTGCAGCCGCTGGATCGCCTCCAGGCACAGGCCATCGCCGGCATCGCCCTGGAACACGGCGGGTTGTTTTACCCCGAAGGCGGCTGGGTGCACCCGCCTGCATTGTGCCGCTGGCAAGCGGCCCACCCCCAGGTGCAACTGCTGGCCCACCGCGAAGTACTGCAACTGCGCAAGGTCGACCAGCTCTGGCAAGCCTGGGATGGCGAGACCCTGCTGGCCAGCGCGCCGGTGGTGATCCTGGCTGGCGCGGCGCAGATCAAACAGTTTGCGCAAAGTGCCGACTTGCCGCTCAAGCGGATTCGCGGGCAAATCACTCGTTTAGCGCAAACCCCACAGAGCCAGAGCCTCGGCACCGTCGTGTGCGCCGAAGGTTACGTCGCCCCGGCGCGCCTGGGTGAACACACCCTGGGCGCCAGCTTCGACTTCAAGAGCGACGACCTCACGCCGACCACCGCCGAACACCTGGGCAACCTGGACATGCTCAAGGACATCTCCCCCGACCTGGTCGAGCGCCTGCACATATCCGAACTGGACCCGGAGCAACTCCAGGGACGCGCGGCCTTCCGCTGTACCAGCCCCGACTACCTGCCGATTGTCGGTCCGCTGGCCGACAGCCAGGCCTTCACCCAGGCCTATGGCGCACTGGCCAAGGACGCCCGGCAAGTACCGGACCACCCGTGTCCTTGGCTCGAAGGCTTGTACGTCAATAGCGGCCATGGTTCCCGGGGGTTGATCACCGCTCCGCTGTCTGGCGAGCTGCTCGCAGCCTGGCTGGACAATGAACCGCTGCCCCTTCCCCGCAGCGTGGCTGAAGCCTGCCACCCGAATCGATTTGCCTTGCGCCAGTTGATTCGCGGCAAAGCCTGAGGCCAGTCCGGCAACCCCTGCTTATAACCGATCGATCTAAAACTCACAGCACCGCAGCAGGTCAGTTTCTGAGTACCCGCCACTTCCGGCGGGTTCGAGATTGACCCTCCCCAACGGAAAAACCGGTAAGGAATTTATGTGCGGATTAGCTGGCGTTTTTGGTCCGGGGGTTTTAAAGGGCTTCAGGGGGTATTCAACCCCCTAAAATCCCCCTGAAAAACGCATGATTGGTATAAAAAGTGGTACGAGAATTACCGGGCTTTAGTTGTCTTCCAATTGGAGATCTCTACCAAAACAGCTGCATCGCCATCGTCGTTCCAGATAGGGGTTTTAAAGTTCCAGTAAATGTGATGCCAAAGAACATCTCCATTTTTTCGCTCCTTGTCCTGCCCGACCTTGGTGTGCAGAGCAACCCGCTCTCCCTTGCTCACCAATTTATTGACAAACCATTTAGAGTGGCGATGCTTGTTGGATATTTTCCCATCTTCGGTATATGTCGCATCAGATACCATATAGCTATTCAAGTTACAGTCTTCGAGTACGGTTAACAGCACTCGCTCTTCACTTGCATCACCGTGCCCGTGGCACCTTATCAATTCTCAATTTCATTTCAGCTTCCATGTTGTGGCATGTTCGTGGTAAGGCTGAATGTATTCGATTGGATAGCATCTGGCCACTTCTAAGCTCACTCCCCTTACCAGGCGCCCTGCCGACCGTTAAAATCTTCGTGAAGCGCAGTGCTTCTGCTGAGCTCATAAACGAGGATTCGCGATGCCAAATTCTGACCTATTCCCTTCCCTGCCCTACAAGCTCAACGAGAACCAACTCGCCCTCGAGGCCGCCATCATGGAGCTATCGAACTAGGTGGAGGCTCGCGGCTCGGCAGACGTCGCCGATAACCTCCGCGGCGCCCTGGACACGATCGACCGGAATGAAGAGTTCATCAAAATAACGCTGGCAGTGCTTTTGACCCCAGAATGAGTCTGGATATGGCGGATTACCGCAGACTCTACGCCATGGTCCGATGACCAACCGTTTGCATCCGCTGGCCCCCAACTAAGATTCCTGTTGACTAGCATATCCGGGGGCATTGAGTACCTAGACGCGGGCGCCTGGAGTGGCCTCCAGGATCTCGCACTGACACGTTTGAGGCAACTGATCAACTAGTGCTATCCCGCTGCGCCAAACTCCTCATGGAAACAGTCCACACAGACGTTTGACACGGCTTGCAAACGTGATATCGTAATGCGCATCATTCTCATCTGTACGACCGAGAGAAGCCGGACCCGTAGGGCAGTAAGTTTGATGCTCATTGACAGATCAACCGTGTGGTAAAGCAAAGGAAGGCAAGACAATGGTAGCTTTTGTACGTAGTGCGTTGTTAGTAGCGATAGCCTCTGCTCATAGCATAGCTTTCGCTGACTCAGTTAAGGAAATCTCTCAGGAGATCCAGGCCAATGGATGGTTTCAATCATGCAGTCGGGCCCTTCCACGACTTGCGAAACTAGGAGAGCCTTCTAGGCAGTCTGGGGATTGGAAGTCGCATGTATTAACTAAGGCTGGTTGTTTGTCTGAGCTTCGCCGAGATGCAGAAGCTGTTGCTTACTTGGAGAGAAGTTATCCGAAAGGGGATTTTGATTCGGATGCGTTGGAGTTTTTAGCAACCAGCAATATCAGGCTTGGAAACTACGAAGATGCAGCCAAGCATTTGGAAGCAGCACTTGCGGGCGGGGCAAAAAAAACAAGAATTCCAGAGATTCATAGCAAGTTGGCTCTGGCATATGTACAAGTAGCCGTCAAGCAAAGTTTCGCAGCACGCAGCCGCAGTGATTTTTTGGAGAAGGCTGAGAGGAGCCTGCGCACTGCCATTGATCTCAGCGACACACCATCCCCATCCCTGTATACGCAGCTTGGACAAGTTGAAACAATCAAAGGGGATTTTGATGCTGCAGAAAGATCGCTGAATACTGCCCAAACAGTTAATGATTCTTATAAGTGGGAGAAGCCTGGTCTTCGCCCAGTGATTGAATCAGAAATACTTATGGCAAAGAGTCAGTTAAAGATGGTGACCGGGGACTCTGTCGGTGCTGAAGGTTTGGCTCAACAAGCAGTGAAGTCGGCGCCAACAGAAAATCTGAAAATAGTCTTGGAGGCTATTAAGTCATCGCCTGAAGTAAAGGCCGAAGCATCATCGAAGTCGACTATGGCCAAGTCGGCTAAAGCATCGATATTAGCCCAGCCATACATCCCACTTGATGAAGAACTCTGAGTATAATCGAATGACAAAAGCTAAGCTTACTCTGGCTGCATTAGTATTTATGCTGCCGTCGCTATCGTTTGCTGGGGTTTCTTCCGCAATGATCTATACTTGCAATAATGCTCCTACTAGTGAACCACGTGGAGGTGGGTGGATTTGCTACTACCAAAATATGCCCGTAAACATTAACCCTCCGCCGGTGATTCTTTGAGGTCTTTTCTTACTCTTGCGATGTTTTTTAGTTTGGAGGCGTCGCAACAAGCTATTGCCGAGCATTCGGCACGGGCTATTTCGTTCGGGGGTGTTTCATGTGCGGACGTAACGCGGAGCTTGCCTTCTGGCAATTCGGCCCTGGATCATGCTACCACATGGGCTGAAGGATACTTGAATGCTCAAAACCAGGATGCGCCTGAGTGGGTGGATTTGGTAGAAAACACCTTGAACAGAGGTCAGCGTGAGAGTTATATATACGCCTATTGCAAGAAGCATCCTCAAGCCTTGGTTTTAGATTCGGCACAGGAACTCCAGAGGTTCCTAGAATCAGAATTGATAGGGCGAGCGAAGAGACTTTGACGTCTTCAGCCTAAGTAACTTCAATGTTTTAGTTGAAAGAGTAAAGAGCCGCCGATCATCTCAGAGCGTATCAATCGATCCGTGCTTTGTGCACGGAGCAAGAGCCTCTGCTGGACTTTCAGGGACCATCTGCAGGGGCGGCGACCGGGGTGGATGTTGACGCATTCTTCCCGGTCGCTCTTTTTCACTTTGTTGCTGTCACGGCTTTGACATAGGCCTGACAAGCCGCCAGAGCGATCAATCCTTGGTCGCCGGCATTGGTAATGCCGATAATTCGTTGAGCATGCGCTGGTTCAAGTCGGGCTCGCGCCCCTCCATGAACCATGCCGACGGCGCCGGCGGTGGTAGGCACTGACCAGCTACCGGCTGAATCCTCAGCAAGGAGGACTGACAGCCGGAGATCAGCAGTGGCAAGACGATCACGCAGGCGAGCCTGTTTGGTCTGAGCATCGCTCATTTCCTTATAGTGGGCTTGATCGTTAGCTGACAACCGCTGCTCGAGCGCAAGGCGGTTTTCCTGATTCGTGCTCATCTGGGCTGAGGCCGCGTTGTTGATGGCGGTCAAATCGTTCTGATGTAGGTCGGCCTGCTCTGCCAGTTGCTTACCGTAGCGCCAGTCCTGAACCTTCCAGGTTGCTCCAATCGCCAGCAGTACCATCACTAGCTCCCCGACCAGCACCACCTTCAACCCCGGCACGCTCATGACAGCGCCCCGCCCGCCAGGCGGAACTGCTTAATCAAGTCCTCGAGGCGGTGTTCACGCTGGCCATAGCCAGCCTCGGGCAGGCTGGCTCAGATTTTCCGGCACTTCTTGATAGCGGTTTCGATCCGACCGGCATGCACGTCCGGCAGCGCCCGACATTCGCGGACGTGCTGCAGGGCCAGCAGGTCCTGGCTGATCGGGCTGAAGTCCGGCAGCTTGAGCAGCGCCCGGTAATGCGGCCAGTCCTTGAGCATCTGCTGATAGCGGCCGGAGGCGTTCGAGGTCAGCCCCTTGCTGTTGATGACCTTGGACTTGCAGCCCCGGGCAAAGGGGTGATCGGTGA from Pseudomonas sp. S04 encodes the following:
- the mnmC gene encoding bifunctional tRNA (5-methylaminomethyl-2-thiouridine)(34)-methyltransferase MnmD/FAD-dependent 5-carboxymethylaminomethyl-2-thiouridine(34) oxidoreductase MnmC, which codes for MNPVLPHAQLDWDDQGRPRSRVFDDVYFSDQSGLEETRYVFIEQNRLSERFAALSAGEKLVIGETGFGTGLNFLCAWQLFEQQAVAGARLHFISVEKYPLSPADLQRALALWPELKAFAEPLLAQYVAIHQGFQRLVLDHGRVTLTLLIGDALEQLPQLDAQIDAWFLDGFAPAKNPEMWTAELFAELARLAAPGSTISTFTSTGWVRRLLNAAGFKMRRTPGIGHKWEILRGAFIAWPAETPAPAAVKPWFARPPQHLGERHALVIGAGLAGCASAASLAARGWQVSLLERHADLAQEASGNPQGVLYLKLSAHGTALSQMIVSGFGHTRRLLEHLHRGHDWDDCGVLQLAFDAKEAERQAKLAAAFASDLLQPLDRLQAQAIAGIALEHGGLFYPEGGWVHPPALCRWQAAHPQVQLLAHREVLQLRKVDQLWQAWDGETLLASAPVVILAGAAQIKQFAQSADLPLKRIRGQITRLAQTPQSQSLGTVVCAEGYVAPARLGEHTLGASFDFKSDDLTPTTAEHLGNLDMLKDISPDLVERLHISELDPEQLQGRAAFRCTSPDYLPIVGPLADSQAFTQAYGALAKDARQVPDHPCPWLEGLYVNSGHGSRGLITAPLSGELLAAWLDNEPLPLPRSVAEACHPNRFALRQLIRGKA
- a CDS encoding tetratricopeptide repeat protein produces the protein MSELRRDAEAVAYLERSYPKGDFDSDALEFLATSNIRLGNYEDAAKHLEAALAGGAKKTRIPEIHSKLALAYVQVAVKQSFAARSRSDFLEKAERSLRTAIDLSDTPSPSLYTQLGQVETIKGDFDAAERSLNTAQTVNDSYKWEKPGLRPVIESEILMAKSQLKMVTGDSVGAEGLAQQAVKSAPTENLKIVLEAIKSSPEVKAEASSKSTMAKSAKASILAQPYIPLDEEL
- a CDS encoding lysis system i-spanin subunit Rz — translated: MSVPGLKVVLVGELVMVLLAIGATWKVQDWRYGKQLAEQADLHQNDLTAINNAASAQMSTNQENRLALEQRLSANDQAHYKEMSDAQTKQARLRDRLATADLRLSVLLAEDSAGSWSVPTTAGAVGMVHGGARARLEPAHAQRIIGITNAGDQGLIALAACQAYVKAVTATK
- a CDS encoding glycoside hydrolase family protein; its protein translation is MDGYDVIVTGIDRKPEVFKDFTDHPFARGCKSKVINSKGLTSNASGRYQQMLKDWPHYRALLKLPDFSPISQDLLALQHVRECRALPDVHAGRIETAIKKCRKI